One genomic window of Candidatus Pseudobacter hemicellulosilyticus includes the following:
- a CDS encoding DUF4403 family protein produces the protein MRTTFRMAVYGLLLLQLYACGSSRTVTITPQSLASTGRSLPALPVSQINIPIKVYMKPLLSMMDSSTAKEFTSDKWPDYTLSSCDFRYKYRFVRSPFVFTCVNNKVNIAFRGNYQIAGSRCACAFGKQVTPWISGSCGFGSEPLRRVDINISSVLNLLPNHQVLTATRLDKLQPLDKCEVTLMANDMTSEIMDSIKVSIESYATTFDNFVQSLNNSEQLRQWRSGGSRVMPISQYGFLNLNPTMLRIGKFNASRDTLYFSLGFSGSPQFSSDSQRLVTRSPLPPVTNTDNPGQISTYLNAVYEYKFFNKLLNDSLRNKPFELKGRTFVIKDVKVQGTNEGKLSVDIAFTGNRSGVLHLSGMPKLDTARQVLSMENLSFSVDTKDILVSILEGMFRRKVVKTIQNQAVLDIAALIQTNKAAIEARLNQQVTPWMSSAGQLQELKIVGLLPQQDHIQLQAYIRGQLVLIGHPSADLLGMQ, from the coding sequence ATGCGCACCACCTTCCGGATGGCCGTCTACGGTCTTCTACTGCTGCAGCTCTATGCCTGTGGCTCTTCCAGGACAGTGACCATTACACCGCAATCCCTGGCGTCCACCGGCCGCAGCCTCCCTGCCCTGCCTGTATCCCAGATCAATATTCCCATCAAGGTGTACATGAAGCCGCTGCTGTCCATGATGGACTCTTCCACGGCAAAGGAATTCACCAGCGATAAATGGCCGGACTATACCCTCTCGTCCTGCGATTTCCGCTACAAGTACCGGTTTGTCCGTTCTCCCTTTGTCTTTACCTGCGTCAACAATAAGGTCAATATCGCTTTTCGCGGCAATTACCAGATAGCGGGCAGCCGCTGCGCCTGCGCCTTCGGCAAACAGGTGACCCCCTGGATCAGCGGCAGCTGCGGCTTCGGCAGTGAACCCCTGCGCCGCGTGGATATCAATATCAGCTCGGTCCTCAACCTGCTGCCCAATCACCAGGTACTTACCGCTACCCGCCTGGATAAGCTCCAGCCCCTGGACAAATGCGAAGTGACCCTCATGGCCAATGATATGACCAGCGAGATCATGGACAGCATCAAAGTGTCTATTGAAAGTTATGCCACTACGTTCGACAATTTTGTACAATCGCTCAACAACAGCGAGCAGCTGCGCCAGTGGCGCAGTGGCGGCAGCCGCGTAATGCCCATCAGCCAGTATGGCTTCCTCAACCTCAATCCCACCATGCTGCGTATCGGAAAATTTAATGCCAGCAGGGATACCCTGTATTTCTCGCTGGGCTTCAGCGGCTCGCCCCAGTTCTCGTCCGACAGCCAGCGGCTGGTGACCCGCTCGCCCCTGCCACCGGTTACCAATACAGACAATCCCGGACAGATCAGCACCTACCTCAATGCCGTATATGAATACAAATTCTTCAATAAGCTGCTGAATGATAGTCTCCGCAACAAACCCTTTGAGCTCAAAGGCCGGACCTTTGTGATCAAAGATGTCAAAGTCCAGGGCACCAATGAAGGGAAACTGTCTGTGGATATCGCTTTCACCGGCAACCGCTCCGGGGTGCTGCACCTCAGCGGTATGCCTAAACTGGATACCGCCAGACAGGTATTGTCCATGGAAAACCTGAGTTTTTCTGTAGATACAAAGGATATCCTGGTCTCTATCCTGGAAGGCATGTTCCGCCGGAAAGTGGTGAAGACCATCCAGAACCAGGCCGTACTGGATATTGCAGCCCTGATACAGACCAATAAAGCGGCCATTGAAGCCCGGCTCAACCAGCAGGTCACCCCCTGGATGAGCTCTGCAGGCCAGCTGCAGGAGCTGAAGATCGTGGGATTGCTGCCCCAGCAGGACCATATCCAGCTACAGGCCTATATCCGCGGGCAACTGGTGCTGATAGGGCATCCTTCGGCGGATCTGCTGGGCATGCAATAA
- a CDS encoding YihY/virulence factor BrkB family protein: MAKQPLPIRRLGLLRKALREFQKNDPLRMAGATAFFATFALPAILIILIQVFGLILDRRTLGSQLLNSLSEVIGQHSATQLRETLRNVRQLAHTWYIAAGLFLFLVFVSTTLFKVIKDSLNQLWRIKLNKAGFRLQLRARAKSFVAIMIAGILFLLALLAEGLFALLRKYFAQVLPQDNPTLNVLISQLVSLGLVTIWFTLVFRYLADGHTTLKVTLVGGLFTGILFTMGKFVLGFFLSYSNMQNIYGTSTSFVLLLLFIFYCSIIFYYGACFTKVWAEFKKRPILPGRHAGKYQIADIEELTS; this comes from the coding sequence ATGGCTAAGCAACCGTTACCAATAAGAAGATTAGGGCTGCTCCGGAAAGCGCTCAGGGAATTCCAGAAAAATGACCCGCTGCGGATGGCGGGCGCCACGGCGTTCTTTGCCACTTTTGCCCTGCCGGCTATCCTGATCATCCTGATCCAGGTATTTGGTCTGATCCTGGACCGGCGCACCCTGGGTTCCCAGCTGCTGAACAGCCTCAGTGAGGTGATAGGCCAGCATTCCGCCACCCAGCTGCGGGAAACCCTGCGCAATGTGCGGCAGCTGGCCCATACCTGGTATATTGCCGCCGGCCTGTTCCTTTTCCTGGTCTTTGTATCCACCACTTTATTCAAGGTCATCAAGGATTCGCTGAACCAGCTCTGGCGTATCAAGCTGAACAAAGCCGGTTTCCGGCTGCAGCTCCGCGCCCGCGCCAAATCCTTTGTGGCCATCATGATTGCCGGTATCCTCTTCCTGCTGGCCCTGCTGGCGGAAGGCCTGTTTGCACTGCTGCGGAAATATTTTGCGCAGGTGCTGCCGCAGGACAATCCCACCCTCAATGTACTGATCAGCCAGCTGGTATCCCTGGGTCTGGTGACCATCTGGTTCACCCTGGTGTTCCGCTACCTGGCGGACGGGCATACCACGCTGAAGGTAACGCTGGTGGGCGGCCTGTTCACCGGCATCCTGTTCACGATGGGCAAATTTGTACTGGGCTTTTTCCTCTCCTACAGTAATATGCAGAATATCTACGGCACCTCTACTTCCTTTGTGCTGTTGTTGCTGTTCATCTTTTATTGTTCTATTATCTTTTATTATGGCGCCTGCTTTACCAAGGTATGGGCCGAATTCAAGAAAAGACCCATCCTGCCCGGCAGGCATGCGGGTAAATACCAGATAGCTGATATTGAGGAACTGACGTCATAG